CCGGCTGCTGCATTTCAATTTTGACCTCAAGAACCTCCAGAGAACCTTGTCGCTCAACGTTGACCTTGATGTCATCTACGTTGACCTTGACGTATTTTGAGATGACGTCCATCAATTCTTTCTGGAGTTGCGGCAAGTAATCCGGGGCTAATGTATCACCATCACTGCGCTCATGAGCGAGGATGATCTGCAGTCGTTCCTTGGCGACACTGGCTGAAGTCTTCTTCTGGCCAAGAAGAAAGGACAGAAAAGACATCACTTGCCTCCTAGCAGACGCTTGAACAGACTGGGCTTGACGTACTCCGTAAAGCGCAGGGGTTTTTCTTCGCCCAGATAGCGGGCCACAACATCCTGATAGGCTTCCGAGACGTCAGAGCCTTTCAGGTGAATAGACGGCATGCCCTGGTTGGAGGCCTGTAGTACGGCCTCTGATTCCGGAACGACACCGATCAGCTTGATGCGAAGAATGTCTTCAATGTCCTGTAGAGATAGCATCTCGCCACCCTCGACCCGTTTTGGGTTATAACGAGTCAGCAACAAAAATTCCTTAATAGGCTCCTCGCCCTTGACTGCGCGCCGGGACTTTGACGAAAGAATACCCAGCACTCGATCCGAGTCACGTACGGAGGATACTTCCGGATTGGTCACAACCAGTGCATCATCAGCAAAGTAGGCGGCCAGGAGTGCACCGGTTTCAATACCAGCCGGCGAGTCGCAAACGATGTAGTCGAAGCCCATTTCCTTGAGGTCATTCAGGACTTTCTCGACACCTTCTGTAGACAAGGCATCTTTGTCCCGAGTCTGGGATGCTGGCAGGATGTACAGGTTCTCAAGGTGTTTGTCCTTGATCAGTGCCTGATTCAGAGTCGCTTCGCCCTGGATGACGTTCACAAAGTCGTAGACCACGCGCCGCTCACACCCCATGATCAGATCCAGATTACGCAGGCCGACATCAAAGTCGACGACCGCGGTCTTGAATCCTCGCATGGCCAGGCCCGACGAAAAACTGGCGCTGGTCGTTGTCTTGCCAACGCCTCCTTTGCCTGAAGTCACCACCACAATTCGAGTCATGACGTGCGTATCCTCACTTGAAAATCGGTTTTTACAAAACAGTTATGTGCAATGTCAGTGTGACATGATGACAGACATAGATCGTGTCTGCACAGAGGTGCTGCATTTTAGTCCCGAAGTGGCTCCATCCTGAGGGTTTGCTCCTGAAGGTAGACCATTGCAGGTTTGCGCCGAATCTCGGTACCAAGCGGGCCTTCGATGACGCGATAAACGCCTGCCACAGCTACGAGCTCGGCATCCAGCGCAGTCGTGAAAATCCGTGCATGAATATCCCCCCGGGCGCCGGCCATGGCCTTGCCCCGCAGTGGACCATAAATGTGAATATTGCCGTCAGCAATCACTTCTGCCCCCTGGCTGACCACACCCATGACGATCAGGTCGGTGTCGCGGGCGTACACCCGCTGTCCTGACCTTAGCGGCCCCTGAATCACCTGCGTCGGTACGGGCTGTAATGGTTCGGCGGATGTCGTGACCGCCTCGGGCCGGGCGGCGTTGGCTTTAGGTACTGGCGTTGCGACCTGGACGGGCTCGGCAACTGAGGAGGCAGGCTGTGGCGTTGTGGTGGTTCTCTGTGTGCTGGCTGATAGCTCGACTCGTGTCAGGCCGAACTCCTGGGCCGCAGCTGCCACCGTCTCGCTGGCAACGATCCCGATCACGGGAAGCTTGTGCGAAGAGAAAGCCTCGAGCAAGGGCTCCCAATGAATGGGTTCGTCGAGGCCAGACGCATCGATCACCACCGATTCACCCATGAAGAAGCTTCCTGCTTCCTGCATGCGCTGGTTCAGCTCGGCTATCACCCTGGAAAGATCGCTGTCACGAATGACCGCGCGAATGGCGTAAAGGGTTGCGCTTTTGAATTCAAGTGAAGGAGTTGAGTCAGTCATAGTCATGCCGAACGGGTTGCCCAGGTGTCTCTGAGTGTCGTCACACGATTGATCACGGGGTTCTCCGGGGTGCTGTCGATGCTGTCATAGGCGAAGTATCCCAGTCGCTCAAATTGCCAGATACCTGCCTTCAGGTCTGTTCCCGGCTCGAGCCATCCCTGGACGGTGCGAACCGAGTCAGGATTCAGATGTTCCAGAAAGTCTGCGTCGCCCGCATCCGGATAGGCTTCCCGGAAAAGACGGTCATATAGTTGAAGCTTCACTGGCGTGGCATGTCGAGCGCTGACCCAGGTCACAGTCCCTTTGACCTTGACGCTATCAGCGCCAGGTGTGCCACTGCGTGTGTCTGGCAGATACTCTGCGTGGACTTCGGTCACATTGCCTTGCTCATCCTTCACGCATCCGGTGCACTTGACCACATAGGCATACTTCAGACGTACCATGTTGCCGGGAAAGAGGCGGAAATACTTTTTAGGTGGAACTTCCTCGAAGTCCTCGCGCTCGATCCAGACCTCACGCGCGAACGGGAACTCACGCTGTCCTGCTTCAGGTATATGCGGATGACGAGGCGCGGTGCAAAGTATCTCCTCGTGTTCGGGCCAGTTGGTGATGACCAGTTTGACCGGGTCCAGAATGGCCACTGCGCGGGGCGCGACAGGGTCCTGGCTGTCACGCAGGGCCTGATCCAGCAGACTGTAGTCAATCCGGGAGTTGGATTTCGAGACCCCGGTCCTCTCACAAAAGAGTTTAAGTGCCTGTGGAGTGTATCCTCGCCTTCTCAGTCCAGCCAGTGTCGGCATCCGTGGATCGTCCCAGCCTGATACGTGGCCTTCCTTGACCAGTTGCAGCAGCTTGCGCTTGCTGGTGACCACATAGCTTACATTCAGCCGGGCAAACTCGTACTGGCGGGGCAGGGGGCGACTCAGGCAGCCAATGTCTGCGAGCGTTTCGAGTGTCCAGTCATAGAAAGGACGCTGGTCTTCAAACTCCAGCGTGCAGATGCTATGGGTAATGCCTTCGAGCGCATCTTCGATTGGGTGTGCCCAGGCGTACATCGGGTAGATACACCATTTGTCGGCAGTGCGATGGTGTGGCGCATGCCGGATCCTGTAAATGACGGGATCGCGCATGTTCATGTTGGGAGACTGCATGTCGATTCGTGCGCGCAAGGCCAGACTGCCATTGGGGTGCTGCCCCGCCCGCATCTGGGTGAATCGCTCAAGTGATTCTGCTGCAGGCCGGTCCCGCCAGGGACTGTTCCTGCCTGGTGATGTCAGGGTGCCACGGCTCTCGCGCATCTGCTCTGGTGACTGTTCATCGACGTAGGCGTGTCCGGCTTCAATCAACTT
This sequence is a window from Orrella marina. Protein-coding genes within it:
- the minE gene encoding cell division topological specificity factor MinE; translated protein: MSFLSFLLGQKKTSASVAKERLQIILAHERSDGDTLAPDYLPQLQKELMDVISKYVKVNVDDIKVNVERQGSLEVLEVKIEMQQPDKP
- the minD gene encoding septum site-determining protein MinD — protein: MTRIVVVTSGKGGVGKTTTSASFSSGLAMRGFKTAVVDFDVGLRNLDLIMGCERRVVYDFVNVIQGEATLNQALIKDKHLENLYILPASQTRDKDALSTEGVEKVLNDLKEMGFDYIVCDSPAGIETGALLAAYFADDALVVTNPEVSSVRDSDRVLGILSSKSRRAVKGEEPIKEFLLLTRYNPKRVEGGEMLSLQDIEDILRIKLIGVVPESEAVLQASNQGMPSIHLKGSDVSEAYQDVVARYLGEEKPLRFTEYVKPSLFKRLLGGK
- the minC gene encoding septum site-determining protein MinC, with product MTDSTPSLEFKSATLYAIRAVIRDSDLSRVIAELNQRMQEAGSFFMGESVVIDASGLDEPIHWEPLLEAFSSHKLPVIGIVASETVAAAAQEFGLTRVELSASTQRTTTTPQPASSVAEPVQVATPVPKANAARPEAVTTSAEPLQPVPTQVIQGPLRSGQRVYARDTDLIVMGVVSQGAEVIADGNIHIYGPLRGKAMAGARGDIHARIFTTALDAELVAVAGVYRVIEGPLGTEIRRKPAMVYLQEQTLRMEPLRD
- a CDS encoding glutamine--tRNA ligase/YqeY domain fusion protein — its product is MTVPEVAPSTSNFLRQAIDADLRNNKFAGKRWQRPPATAQSLLEAPPDGARIRTRFPPEPNGFLHIGHAKSIWLNFGLAKEYDGICHLRFDDTNPEKEEQAYVDAIIDAVHWLGYDWNVDGQSHLFFASDYFDVMFEFACKLIEAGHAYVDEQSPEQMRESRGTLTSPGRNSPWRDRPAAESLERFTQMRAGQHPNGSLALRARIDMQSPNMNMRDPVIYRIRHAPHHRTADKWCIYPMYAWAHPIEDALEGITHSICTLEFEDQRPFYDWTLETLADIGCLSRPLPRQYEFARLNVSYVVTSKRKLLQLVKEGHVSGWDDPRMPTLAGLRRRGYTPQALKLFCERTGVSKSNSRIDYSLLDQALRDSQDPVAPRAVAILDPVKLVITNWPEHEEILCTAPRHPHIPEAGQREFPFAREVWIEREDFEEVPPKKYFRLFPGNMVRLKYAYVVKCTGCVKDEQGNVTEVHAEYLPDTRSGTPGADSVKVKGTVTWVSARHATPVKLQLYDRLFREAYPDAGDADFLEHLNPDSVRTVQGWLEPGTDLKAGIWQFERLGYFAYDSIDSTPENPVINRVTTLRDTWATRSA